A region of the Thalassoroseus pseudoceratinae genome:
GAACGTGGGCAGGCGATTGAACTGCTCGAAATCCAAGGCTGTATAAACGATGTCTTCGTGGCAACTCATATACGGGCCAAAGAATCGACGAAATTGGAGACCGGCCAAGACTCTGGTTTCGGTGTCCTCAACGTCACCAACAAAGCCGGGATCGTTTCGCCAACGATCAAAGTTCGATTCGTTGACGGCTCGGAAATTTGCATAGCTCCCCAAGATCGACCGCAGCGGCATGGCCGACGTTCGTAGCCCGATCATGAACGCTTCGCCAATCTTCTCGGCTGGCGGAAGTCGGCGTTTTTCTTCCAGAAACCATTCCGTCACGGTCTCGGCGGACATCTCACGTGACGGAACCCAAACGCCCTCCCGAATCGCATGATCGAACTGTTCTTGGGGAATCTGGTCTTCCAGTCGTGTTTCGCCGTCCATCCAACTTCGAGACGGAATATAGGATTTCGTATCGAGGTCGTAGAATACGCTGTATAACGTATGAAGAGCGTCTGCATCGACACCGCTTGCGGTCGCCAACCGGGTGATGGTTCGACGGGAGCTGGGTTTCTGATTCCGCTGACCAAATGCTGGAACAGCCATGATCGTCACCTCACCGATTCCTCTGGGGTTAGCCAAACAATCTCTGTTCGATACCGGCTCAATCTCCTATAATGTATGGAGTCCCCCTGTACAACATCCGGGCTTTTCCCAAGTGGCGAAGGAAATATGATGAACGACGATTATGGCGCTCTGATGGTGTACGATACGGGCCCCTCGACGCTCATCGGATTCAAATCATTGGAAATTGTCGATGACAATCAACTCGACAAATTCCGTGAACCGCTGCAACAATTGATCGATGAACACAAGACCGAATCATTGGTTGTCGATCTTTCAGGCGTCAAAAGTGTTTCCAGTGGTGTGTTGGGCTTCCTGTTTCACCTGCACCGTCAGGGCGTGAAAGTCAGCTTATACAACCCCTCGAGTCACATCCGCGAAGTGTTGCAAATCACGCAGTTAGGGAACTTGTTCCCCGAAGTCGACATGCCGCAGTCGTAGTGACCGCATCCCACAGCGAACCAAATCAACAGCAGCCGCCTGAAGTGTCAAGCACTTTCGGCGGCTGTTTTTTGCCGGTCAGATTGGTGTGCAGGGACGACGATGACTTCGCTGGCGTTGCAATAAACGTCCTGATCGCCCGGGCTTTTATTCATAAAGCCAATCAAGGCCTTCGCCAACCTGCGCCGATGCAGGCAAAAGCAATCGCGCCAGCCCCGATGCTCGAGAACCTATTTCTCAATGCCAAGTCAGTTTTGCGGGTGCCAAACCGCTGAGTGACTAAAGTAAAACACATGACTAGATGGAACAACGATCCATCTAGTCATGTGTTTGGTCAGTGGTGTCTGTCGAATGAGATAACGAACTTAGTTTTTAGTCGATGTACAAGAACTCGTTTGTGTTCAACAAGACGTGGCAGAAGTCGACAAGGGCTTGTTGCTCCACGTTTGTTCGAGACGGTTCTTGGAATGCCAATTTGTGCTGATTGGCATGATCGACGAGTGGCGTTTGACCATCGAAATTCCACACAGCTACGGCGGATTTGGCTGGTGATGCCGAGTTCACTGCCAGATTATTCTCCGGCAGAACGCCTGCAGATAGTCGCACAGAGTCGAGTAATCCGTCCCAACGATGGTGGTTCGTTTCTGCTCGACCACCAAGAATCAATGGTGCTGATGCCGTTGCAAGCGATACGACTTTATGAGCAACGTGTGCCATTTGCAGCGGGGCATCTGCAACGGAGAGATCTTTCAGATAGAACGTAATTCCCTGTTTGCCGGTTTCGCTCACATCGACGCTTGCCGCGACGTAATACGGCTTATTAAGTTCCGGCCGCAAATTGGAAGCGACAACCTCATACGTCATCTGTCCCTGTCCATTATGGCCGACAATTTGCAGGATGAGATTTCGCGGTTTGTACCCGCTGCGTGTGCTGGTCACGCCGAGCGACCACCCGGCGTGTTGCTTGGTGTTGTTCCAACGCGAGGCAATCGTGCGGACAGAAGCGTCCGCGTACAACGATCGCAACTGAATGACCGCCTCAATGGTGAAGTCCTGCGATGGGAACGATTTGGAAATGGCCGACGAATCGAAATGAACCAATCGACCTTGCTTTTCTGCAGGCCGCAGATCGAGAGCCGCACTCTCGCCATTGACTGTCTTGATTTTGCCAAGTCTGGCTTTCAGTTCGGATGAAGAATTCTTGGCTGCTTCAGCGGCCAGTCGACGTTGCGATTCCAGGAATGCTAACGCAGATTGCGTTTCCACCTCACGAGGCGACCGACCGAAAGTTAACTTGTATGCTCGTTCAATCGCTGTCGCCAGCCCTTTGGAACGGGCGATCTGCTCCAACTGTCCGGCCAGTTTGCGGGCTCGTTCGACGGTCCAATCACCGTTGATCAGAAGCAGTGCCTGCGTGGGCGTGGTCGTCACATTGCGATTAGGCGTACTCGTGATCCGCATCGCTCCGTCGAACGCCGCCAACAATGGGTCCGGCGAGTTTCGTTTGACTTGGGTATAGACGCTGCGGCGAGGACTCTTCCCCGAGACCGCGGAACCGCCCATCTTTTCGTCGAGTTCACCCGTGACGGCGAGAATCGCATCGCGGACTTGCTCCGCTTCCATGCGACGAACATTCTGACGCCAGAGAAATTTGTTCTCGGCGTCGATCATTTCGGCCGCTTCGGTATCGTCGGCGAAGGAACTTTGACGGTACGCCGCCGACATCACGATCCGACGATGCAACGGCTTGATCCGCCAACCATCTTCCAAGAAGCGTTTCGTGAGCCAGTCCAGCAATTCTGGATGCGTGGGCTTTTCGCCAAGATGGCCAAAATCACTCGCGGTCTCGACGATGCCTCGCCCGAAATGTTGTTGCCAGATTCGATTGACGATCACCCTTGTCGACAGCGGATTTTCGGGATCGGTAATCCATTTGGCCAACGCGGTCCGGCGTCCGGTGGACTCCAACTCCGCTGGTGGATTGATGTCCGGTTCCGCCGGATCAAGCACGGTCAGAAATGCCGGTTCGATCTCGCCCAGCTTTTTCTTGCCGGGAATCGTCACCGTGGGAGCTTCCGCCCCGACATCGGTCACCGTGATGGCTGCCGGCAGCGGTTTCGGTTTAATGTCGTCGAACTGAGCAAGTTGCTTCTCCAGTTCGGCTATCCGCTTTTTCTCTTCGTCCTTCAGCTTGGCTTCAGCTCGTTTCTCTTCAGTGATGACTTGCCGCAAGACGAGGTCGGCCAACTGCCGTTGCAATGGTGTCCACTCGCTTTCGGGACGTTTCATGAACTTGCGAATGTCCGGTGGGAATTTCTCAACCGCTCGCGCTTTGGCATTCCGCCGATAAGAAAAACGCAGCTGGTCCATTTCCTCTCGGATGGACGCCGTCTTGGCTTCCCAAACGGCGAGTTGCCGGTTGTATTCCTCACGTTCTTTCGCATCCGCAGCGGGCACATCATCGCGAGGCAAGACCGGAGCCAAGAAGGCTCGCAATGCGAAATAGTCTTTCTGCAAAATCGGGTCGAACTTGTGATCGTGACAGCGGGCACATCCCATTCCCATGCCCAGGAACACATCACCGGTAACGTCGGTCATATCGGTGACGATGACATCCCATTGCGTACGGCAGTCGCGTTGGTTGTATTCGTAAACCCAATGTCGCAGAAAACCGGTGGCAACCAGTGCGTCGGCGTCGCCGGGAGCGACTTCATCTCCCGCGAGTTGTTCGGTCACAAATTGATCGTAAGGTTTATCATCGTTGAACGAACGGATCACGTAATCCCGATATCGCCATGCATGGGGGCGATACGCGTCTTGGCGATATCCATCGGACTCCGCGTATCGGACCAAGTCGAGCCATTGCACAGCCGCTCGCTCACCGTAACGAGGACTTTCCAAAAGACTATCGACAAGCCGTTCATACGCGTCGGATGACGGATCATTCACGAACGCGGCGATTTCCTCCGGTGTTGGAGGCAGCCCGGTCAGATCCAATGTCACGCGGCGGATCAATGTTTCTCGATCCGCTTCCTTCGCGGGTGACAATTTGTGTTCTCGGAGTTTTCGCAGCACAAACCGATCGATATCCGTTCGGCACCATTCGTCATTTTCCAATTCGGGAACGGCGGGATCGGTGACTGGTTGGAACGCCCACCATTGCCGATCTTCTTCGGTGATTTTCTCAACGGGGCGTACGGGTTGGTCAGAAACACTGCCATGTCCGCCCGGCCACGGAGCGCCGAGTTCAACCCACTTGGTGAGCTTGGCGACTTCAGCGTCGTCGAGTCGTCCGCTTGGCGGCATCTCGTAAGAATCCCACCGAACTGCTTCGATGAGCATGCTCTCATCAGGTTTGCCCGGCACAACGCTCGGTGACCCCGACTCTCCGCCGACGAGCATCGAACCAATGCCGTCCAAACGCAGACCGCCTTTTTGCTTTTCTTCGCCGTGGCATTTGTAGCAGTTCTTCGCCAACAGCGGCCGGATTTCATTTTCGAAGAATTTGACTTCCTCGCGACTGGGCTCCTGAGGCTTCTCTTTGACCTCTGCCGCTGTAACAACGTGAGCAAACCACACGCAGACGATGAGACTCAGGGGGAACAGGCGAATGGAATTCATACGGTCTCCATCCTTCGACGGCGGGGAAATATTGGTAGGACGAATCATATTAGTGATTCTCAATCCTACCAGACGTCTGAAGATTGATCTACTACCTTTCGCCTTTTGGAAAGGAACGATCCCACAAAAAAAAGCCTCAGGGTTCACACCCTGAGGCTTTCCATGTTAAAATAAAAGGAGACGGCCGGAAGTATAGGCGCTCGCCCGGAAGAAGCACACACGCGGCTCAATCCGGCTACACTTCCGACCGATCTCCTGAGGAAGGTTGAGTTGTAATCACCCACACATGATTACAACCCTGGAGAGGAGAGTCGGTCCAGCTTAACGCTTCCGAAAGAGATGTATTGCAAGGGGTGTGCCAGTTCGGTTGGCACACCCCGAACTTTTTCTTAAGTCACTGTCTAGCAAGAAGATAAAATTTCTGGCTGATCATGCGCTTCGGCACCAAGCGCGCGATGTGTGCATGAGTCTTGGGCAATTCGTGCCTCGAAATCGCGCCATCGCTGGCGGGATGAGCATCCCCTGCGAATCGAAGGCGTCGACTGCCAATCAATTTCGCTCACCGCTTGTATAAACCGCGATCAACGGTCTTGCTCGATTGCCAGAGGAATCCTATGGTTTGAAGAGTCTGAGACGATAACTTCTGCTATTACGGTTATCGTTTCTGGAAGGATTCTCTGTCTTCAACGTTGTCACGGCTCATGAATCGCACTGGCAATCCACGCGAAATTATTGTTCTCGGCTCGGGTACGAGTGTTGGCGTTCCGGTGATTGGCTGCGAATGCAAGACCTGCATGTCCGACAACCCGCGGAACAACCGGATGCGATGCAGTATTGCCATCCCGGTCGGCGAACGTTGGGTGATCGTTGACACGCCGCCGGAAATTCGATTGCAGTTGGTGCGGGAAAGAATCCCGTTGGTGCACGCAACTTTGTTCACACACGCCCACGCGGATCACATTTTCGGTCTAGACGACTTGCGGATCTGCGGACACCGCATGGATGCCCCTGTGCCGTTGTACTGTGAGGAAGCCGTCGAGAAGGCTCTGCGGAAGTCGTATTACTACGCCTTTGGCAAAGAAGCCCCAATCAACCCGCACAAGTTCGCATTGCCTCGCCTGCGGTTTGAGCGAATCGGTTTAGAACCGTTCGAACTCTTCGGACAAGAAATTCGTCCACTGCGATTGATGCACGGTAAATTACCAGTGTTGGGGTTCCGAATCGGTGATGTCGCGTATTGCACCGACGTCAGTGAAATCCCCGAAGAAACGTGGCCACACTTGGAAGGCTTGGACACACTCATCCTCGACGCCCTCCGTCACGAACCGCACACCACGCACTTCAACGTCGAACAGGCGTTGGAAGTCGTCGAACGCTTGAAGCCCAAGCAAACCTTCTTCACGCACCTCGCGTGCATGCTCGAATACGAAGAAACCAATGCCGAACTGCCAGACAATGTGGAACTCGCGTACGATGGTTTGCGTGTGCCGTTTTAATTCTTGACGGTATCGTGCAGCGACTGATTCCACGGTCCGAGGGGCGTGATGGCGAAGAGGAAACGAAAAACACTTCCCAAGGATTTCGAAGCCCTCCTCGAGCGAGGAGATCTCGCCGAATTGCAAGCAATCTTCGAAAGCTGCGAACTCGATGCTCGTGGCGGCTACGACAAACGACCAGCGCTTGCGTTTGTCGATTGTCCCGACGAATTAGTCCGTTGGCTGGTCGCAGAGGGGGCGGACCTCAACGCCACGGACAAAAACGGCGATACTCCGCTGCATTCACGCCTTAATTACCGCCGGGGAAACGTGGGTGTGTTGCTCGAACTCGGAGCGGACCCCAACAAAGCCGAAAACCGTATGAGACCGCCGCTCTATGTCGCGGTCGAAAAGTATAATGTGACGAACGTCCGTGTCCTTCTGGAACATGGTGCTCATGTCGACGGCCCTGAGGAAGCGAAATTCACCCCGCTCGAAGCGGCGTTGGCTGGTCGATCCTACATCGAAGAGACGGTGGAAATCGCGGAATTGCTCCTTGAGGCCGGGGCCAAGAAGACGCCACGGATGGCCGAGTTTGTCGAGGAGATCGGCAAGCAATTCGAATTCCACCGGAGCAGATATAATCCCGAGTCCGTCGATGCCGCGAGTCAGGCTCTCGACAAGCTCTACGAGATTTTTGATGCCACACCGGCTCCTCGTCGGGAAATCCACGACGGCAAATCTCCGATCACAGTCCAATCAAAGACGTGGCAAAAACGATATGAGGAACTGTGGGAATTGCTTGTTCCCTCAAGTGGCCCCGCAGCTACGGTTCAAGGCGAGGTGATCCGCATCGCCGGACGGATCCGGCGTGAACTTGACGGAAACGGGGGGGTGAATTGGGACGCCGAATACAACAAGATGGCGGATGCGTTTCTCAAATGCATCGAACAAGGTCGCCCGCTATCGGCCGCGAAACTCAAAGACGCTGCAACGGTCGTCGCTGCGGCGAAACGCAAAAACGTCGACCCGACCCCCTTGGTTCAGCTGGCCGTTCGGTGGGTGTTGCAAAACCCCGATCCCATCGAACTGCCACCGACTCCCTACAAACGATAACACGATCGCAGAAGTTGCGTAGGCCGGAGTTCGGCACTGCTGCTGATGAGATCGTTCGGTTGAATGGCTGGGTCAATTCGCATCGTTGGCTGGCGGAACGAGGACGAGTTCTCGATACGGACCGACCGTGACGTGACCACTGCATACTACCGAAACCTCGTAGTGGTCTCGCTCTTTGTTCCGAACGAATTGAAGCAACCGCGCCACCACCTCGTCGATTTCGTACTGCTCTGGCATCGGATGCCATTTTCCACGGTCTCGGTAGTCGAGCAAAAGTTGGTTCCGATAGCGAACCACCTTGAAATCCATGGACCACCACGCGGATGAAACCTGATAGACTTGCGAGCGGCCATCACGGATCATGTCCTCGGCAACTGCAAACACACGCTGTCGCAATGCTTCCGCTTCCGGTTCGTCCCGCGTGATTGTGCTTTCGACGGCGTCCTCAACCCATTGCGCGAAGTCCGGGTGCCGAGAACGCCCATGTTCCGCCACCGCGATGCCGGTTTCCGGGCAGTGAATGCCAAACTTGGCGGCTAGCCAGTCTCGCAAATCGGCGGCAGAATCCGGGTTTGTCGGAGGTTGATTCAGGTTTGCAGCACCCAAATCATCGTAGCCGATTCCGAACAACATCAGGAAATCACGAATGTTGTTCGCCAGAACGACGGTCTTGTCGCCTTCGGAGCCGAGAGAAACCACGGGAGCTTTCGAAGTGTCTGGTCCGGCATACAACCACAGAGCCAAAGGCGACCCGGTGGAATCGGCACCAAACCCGGCGAGTTGGCACCAAGCGTCGGTGCCGTCACCAAACCAATGTTTCAGCGCGTTCCCTTCCGGCCGCAATTTCATCAAACCACTGATGGGGTAGCCGGTATCGTCGAGATAATCGCACAACTGACGCAGTTCCGCAGGCATCGTAACCCCCGGCGGAAATTCCGCTTCGATGTTGTCCGCTCGTCGCACGAGATACTCGCTTTCACCGAATTGCAACTCAGCGTTCGGGCTGAATTTCCAAGTCGCTCAGAACCGCACCCGTGTCGGATCGCAACGTGACCGTCGCGTCTTCGTCCTGCACGGTCTTGAGGAACCGCTTGGGCAGGCGGCACTGCATGATCATGCGGTTGTCTTCGTAGGTGGTGTCTTGGACGTCGGCGTGTTCGGCGAGGAAAGAGATTAAGCGACCGTTGCCAACATCGGCTTCGATTTGTGCATCGAGATAGCCGCCGCTGACACGTTCCGCGACCGTATTCCGAAGACGATCCAACCCTTCACCACTGCGAGCACTCACGCCGATCGCGTCTTGATGCTTACGGCGAAGCACGTCCACCAGGGAACGGTCTTCGATGGCGTCGACTTTGTTGAGCACGAGCAACACGTTCTCATGTTCGATGCCGATTTCATCGAGCACTTTGTAGACCGTGTCGATTTGCTCTTCGGCTTCTGGATGACTGGCGTCGACAACATGCAACAACAGTTGAGCTTGTCGAGCTTCTTCCAGCGTGGAACGGAACGACGCGACTAAATGGTGTGGCAGGTTCCGCACGAAACCGACGGTGTCACTCAACAACACTTCGCCAAGATTCGGGATGTCCCACTTCCGTGTGCGGGTGTCGAGCGTGGCGAAGAGTTTGTTCGCGACGTACACATCCGCCCCGGTCAGGGCATTCATCAGCGTACTTTTGCCGGCATTCGTGTAACCGACGAGCGACACCGTCATTTGGTCATGCCGATTCGCCACCAAGCGTTCGCGTCGGGCGTCGATCTCGCCGAGTTTGCGTTTCAGCTCGGACACACGTCGGTCGAGCAACCGACGGTCGGTTTCCAACTGCTTTTCCCCCGGTCCACGACCGGCACCGATGCCCCCGCCGATGCGTTCCAAGTGAGTCCACAATCGTTTTAGTCGTGGGCGGAAGTACAACAGCTGAGCCAACTCAACCTGCAATTTCGCTTCGTGAGTCCGCGCGGAATTGGCGAAGATGTCCAGAATGACTTCACTGCGGTCGACAATGACCGTCTTCAACGCCTCTTCCAAGTTGCGACCTTGCGCGGGCGTCAAGTTATTGTCGAAGACAACCAACTGAGCATCGGTCGCTTTGACCAAGGTGGCCAATTCTTCGACTTTCCCGGGGCCAAACGCGGTCGCTGGATGCTTTGTGTCGCGCGTTTGGGCGATTTCACCGACGACTCTCACGCCAGCGGTTTCAACCAGTCCGCGGATTTCTTCCAAGGCCCGTTCCTTCGGGACCGGGTCACTGGGGTCGAGGACAGCTGCCAAAACGGCGGTTTGATTTTCGACCCGAAGTTCTTCTCGTATAGGATTCGCCAAGTGATTCTCTACTAAATGAGGTCATAATCAGCCCGGCGGCATTCGCCTGGCATGTTAGAAAAGTTTGGGTTGGCCAAGTTCACGTCGGCAAGCCGACCATTGGGCCAGATGAAACGCGAGATGCGTCGTTAGAAGGTGAGCAATGATATGCTCGTTGGTTTTGAGAGGTGAATTCTTCAGAATTCCCACGTCATGCGGTGCGTTCAGATGCTCCGCAGAAGCAGACTGAGACAGTTCCCGTAACTCGGCATAGGCCGGAGCAACGGCGGTTAGACAATCGGTCGGGTCCACATGGGACAACTTCTCCGGCAGATCTTCTGAACGGGGTCCAAATAATGAAAGCCAAGCTTGATGACGGATTTCGCCGCCCAAGATTTGACATCCCATCTCCCCGACAATTGCCAAATGACCGGCAATCCAAATCGGCGAATGTCCATGACCGGAAAAACTCCGAGACATTTCGTCAGTCGGGAAATCGTTGGTGAGTTGCTCAAACATGCCGAGCAAGAAATGGTTCAGAACGATTTCATTGTCGAGCATGGGGACCCATATGACAAAGGAGTAAATAGCCTACTGTTAGTGTAGCGCTCACTCATCCGGGCATCAATAGGTTTCTTGGTAGAGGAATGATTCCGAAAAAAGGTTCGGTGGAAATTCAATAGTAACGGGACGTTGGGACGGTCACGCGAGTATTGCGTCTATCAAAGAAAGGAACCGAGACGATGCGGGAATCGTCTCGGTCCATTTGGGATTGGAGGCTGAAGAGCCTGATGTGAGGTGTGCAGCCTGTCTCCACAGGCCGGTGGGTCTGAGTCTCTCTCTTTCTCTCTCACTCGTGGTTCGAACAAAAAGCAGTGCGAGCTACTTTTTGTGAACTTCTGAGTCTCTCTGCCACGAACATATTGCAGACAGCGTGCCAGAAGTCCGAAAAACATGTCCAAAAGAAGCTGTTTTACTTGGGGTAATTTTACGCAAGTATTTTTGTAGTAACTTCTTGTGAATTTTCCTGGTGTGTTGTTTTCTCTTTTTGGGTTCCGAATCTCTTTTTGAGATTGTACTTTTTTCAACCAGATTGGTTGAAGATTTTGCAACAATGACAGTCAAATTGCACACCAAAGGTACAATATGACATCGACAAACAAACAGGATCATGGAAACGAACCGAGCAAGAATATCTTGCGCGGGCATTTGCCATTCGAGCACGAGACAACTTTATATGTGTTCGTCAGTGCGTTGGATGTCTTTATGACCTACATCCTGATGCGAACGGGAACGTTTCAGGAGGGAAACCCGGTGGCCCGCTATTTTTTTGACCGGTGGGGCATGAAGGGGATGATCTACTTCAAATTCGGCATGGTCGCATTTGTGCTCGTGTTGGCACAGATCATCGCCACGAAACGCCCGAAAGTCGCCGAATATCTGATCAAATTCGCCACGCTCGTGGTGGGAGGAGTTGTGGTGTACAGCTTCTATCTCTTCTTGCGGCATGTCCTGAAAGTGGTGTGATTCCAACTCCAATAGGTCACAACCTCTTTTTCTGCAGCTAGTTGTGTCAAGATGGAGCAGTCGCGGTCCCGTTTTCCAATCGGCGAAAACAGACCAAACACATGTCATCAGATTGCGGACGACCTTCGCAGAAGCGTTCGACATCCCCGATGATGCCCTGCACCAACTTCTCCGTGTTGGTCGGCCCCGATGAAATAAACTGACTCAGCAGTCGGGTATCATAGAGATTCTGGGCAGGATCCATCGCCTCGGTAATACCGTCGGTAAACAGGGAAACCGTTTCGTTGGGTTCGATCGGGATTGTTGTTTCGCGGAAGACCTGGTCCGGTTCGACGCCGAGCGGCATACCGGAAAATCCTTTGCCCACGCCTTCGACTTTGCCATCGGCACGACGAACCAACGGCAACATGTGCCCAGCATTGGCAATTGTGAGCGTATGAGCCACCGGGTCCAGAACGATCAGCACACAGGTGATGAATCGGAAACCCAGGCCGCTGGACGTGATTTCGGCGTTCAATCCCGTCATGGCTTCGGCCGGAGACGGGTGCATTAACAAGTGAAATCGTGCGGCGGAGTACAATCGCACCATTAGCAACGCTGCCGAAACGCCTTTGCCCGCGACATCGGCGATGGCAATGGCAACGCAATTGTTCGGCAACGGGATATAGTCGAAGTAATCGCCTCCCACACTTTGAGCTGGTTCGTAGTAGTCGGCAAATTCGTATCCTTCCAATGTCGGCCGATTGTTCGGCAGAAAACCGAACTGAATCCGTGTGGCGACTTCCAAATCGCGTTGGACCTCGCGTTGTTGCATCACTTGCTCGTGAAGTCGCGAGTTTTCCACAGCCAACGCGGCCTGCGATGCCATACTCGTGAGCAAATCCAAATCGTCTTGAACGAATTGTTCCTGAGTGATCTGAGTGACGATTTGAATGGCACCGAGGGGTTCGCCTTCTTGGGACATCAGCGGAACGCACATCATCGATTGAATCCGCAGACTGCGAACGCTTTCGCTGTGACTGAATTCCCGATCACTGATTGCATCGGCACTGAGGATTGCTTCGCCGGTCTCGATGGCCCGCTCGACCATCGTTCGGCTGTAGATCTCGTCGGATTCCTTGTGAGGCAGCGACGAGCGAGTAGCTTTCACTTGCAGGTTGTCGCTCGCAGGTTCCTTGAGGAGCACGATGCCGTAACTCGCGCGGGGGAATACCTTGAACAGGCCATCCAACATTTCCTTGAGCACATCATCGAGCCGGACGGCACGAGACAACGCTCGACTCATCTCCAAGACCGCACGCAATTTCGCTTCCGGTTTGACGCCCAACCGCAAATCTTGGCTGCTGCGAACGTCGAGTGTGCTGATGATCGACGAACTTTTTCCGGAGACGCTGTCATCTTCCTCAGGCTGTGAGGGGATTTCTACGGTTTGTCGTGCGGGATTGGAATGCACATCGGAATCGCTGGAAACGACTCGGCTGGCCAGGGTTGTGTCGTCTTTGACTGGCTGATCGCTGGTCGGCAAATCGGTGTGGAATCGAAACAGGATTCCGCAGACTTTGACTTCGTCACTATCGCGGAGTTCGGTACGCCCCTCGACCCGATCTCCGTTGAGATACGTGTAATTCCGACTTCGCAAATCCTCGAGATAGAAATGCCCATGCGTTTCGAGAACTTGGGCATGATGCCGGCTGACGGAGGCATCGTCGAGGATGACCTGACAATTAGGGTGTCGACCGAGAACGGTCCGTTCGCCGTGCAGTTCCAGGATCTGACCGGGAACGGCTCCTTTGACGACTTTGAGAAAAGCCACTGTGAATTCCGTCGTCTGAGTGGATCGTCGCGGAATCGCCAGGCTGCGAACGGAACCCGAAACGCGGTCTGACGGATGAATACCACGATTGATCTTAACGGCCATTTCCCGATTCGGTCAATCATGGTTGGGTTTCTTCTCGTATGGTTGCCCCGTTTTCCATGGGGTTTCACTAGGGCGTCGATGGGTTCTGCCGCGAACTGGGAAGTTGTCAAAAAAATGTCTTGACCCGTTTTGCGGACCGACTTATAGTCCCGCCCCTTTCAATCTATCGAGAGGGCTGGCTCGCCCAGCGGGACGTTGAATGCCGTCGTCAGGATGACACCGCAATCAACAGGACGAGCTTCGCCAAACTGACTCACTCTATGTTTCTTCATCGGATTCCAGGGAATGCCTAAGGCGGCCCTTTGGTCTCAATTGCGCGGTCTGTCGATCGCCACCGTTTTCGCTGCGCTTGCCCTCGCGGTTGCGGGAGGTCTGTGGCACAGTGGACTGCGTGGACAGACCGAACTGGAAACCGAATCCCAAAATTCGGAAGCGTCTCCGTTCCCGGAATTTGATTCGGCACCATCGCACTCAACTTCCCCAACGACCGACCGGTCGATTTCGGAAGTTGATTGGGACTGGACCCCAATGCCCAACCAAGCCGAAGCCGACAGCGAGCCGGCGGTTCAGGGCGGGTTTGAATTCTTAGAAGAAAACGATGCGATCGAACTGACCGCGGCAAATCCCGGTCTCGTTCCGCCACCAGCTCCGGACCCCGAAGCCGGTGAAGCAATCCCACCGGCTCCGTCGGTCGGAAACGGACCCGAAACGACACCGCGACGATCTTCCT
Encoded here:
- a CDS encoding DUF5658 family protein: MTSTNKQDHGNEPSKNILRGHLPFEHETTLYVFVSALDVFMTYILMRTGTFQEGNPVARYFFDRWGMKGMIYFKFGMVAFVLVLAQIIATKRPKVAEYLIKFATLVVGGVVVYSFYLFLRHVLKVV
- a CDS encoding DinB family protein; its protein translation is MLDNEIVLNHFLLGMFEQLTNDFPTDEMSRSFSGHGHSPIWIAGHLAIVGEMGCQILGGEIRHQAWLSLFGPRSEDLPEKLSHVDPTDCLTAVAPAYAELRELSQSASAEHLNAPHDVGILKNSPLKTNEHIIAHLLTTHLAFHLAQWSACRRELGQPKLF
- a CDS encoding SpoIIE family protein phosphatase, which translates into the protein MAVKINRGIHPSDRVSGSVRSLAIPRRSTQTTEFTVAFLKVVKGAVPGQILELHGERTVLGRHPNCQVILDDASVSRHHAQVLETHGHFYLEDLRSRNYTYLNGDRVEGRTELRDSDEVKVCGILFRFHTDLPTSDQPVKDDTTLASRVVSSDSDVHSNPARQTVEIPSQPEEDDSVSGKSSSIISTLDVRSSQDLRLGVKPEAKLRAVLEMSRALSRAVRLDDVLKEMLDGLFKVFPRASYGIVLLKEPASDNLQVKATRSSLPHKESDEIYSRTMVERAIETGEAILSADAISDREFSHSESVRSLRIQSMMCVPLMSQEGEPLGAIQIVTQITQEQFVQDDLDLLTSMASQAALAVENSRLHEQVMQQREVQRDLEVATRIQFGFLPNNRPTLEGYEFADYYEPAQSVGGDYFDYIPLPNNCVAIAIADVAGKGVSAALLMVRLYSAARFHLLMHPSPAEAMTGLNAEITSSGLGFRFITCVLIVLDPVAHTLTIANAGHMLPLVRRADGKVEGVGKGFSGMPLGVEPDQVFRETTIPIEPNETVSLFTDGITEAMDPAQNLYDTRLLSQFISSGPTNTEKLVQGIIGDVERFCEGRPQSDDMCLVCFRRLENGTATAPS
- the hflX gene encoding GTPase HflX translates to MANPIREELRVENQTAVLAAVLDPSDPVPKERALEEIRGLVETAGVRVVGEIAQTRDTKHPATAFGPGKVEELATLVKATDAQLVVFDNNLTPAQGRNLEEALKTVIVDRSEVILDIFANSARTHEAKLQVELAQLLYFRPRLKRLWTHLERIGGGIGAGRGPGEKQLETDRRLLDRRVSELKRKLGEIDARRERLVANRHDQMTVSLVGYTNAGKSTLMNALTGADVYVANKLFATLDTRTRKWDIPNLGEVLLSDTVGFVRNLPHHLVASFRSTLEEARQAQLLLHVVDASHPEAEEQIDTVYKVLDEIGIEHENVLLVLNKVDAIEDRSLVDVLRRKHQDAIGVSARSGEGLDRLRNTVAERVSGGYLDAQIEADVGNGRLISFLAEHADVQDTTYEDNRMIMQCRLPKRFLKTVQDEDATVTLRSDTGAVLSDLEIQPER